ACCACTCACTTTGAGCACCAATCTTAAACATCCACCTTGCTGCTTCTTCAGAGTATTCTCTAAGTAAATTCGCAATTCCGTTGGCCGTGTTCTCGGATATCCCAATTCCCGACATAGTTGGTTCCTCTCTGCAGCCATCGTTAACCAAAACCATTGTCAATAGACTAACTAATATGGAGTAAAAGTTTATACACTCAATAGACTAACTAATATGGAGTAAAATTTTATACACTCGGTTGTCTTAAGTTGCAATTAATCTTTTGACTATAATGTATTAATATGGACTAATGATTGAGAAATGCATAAAGATTGGATTTGTAAGCTTACTTGTAAATGAGCCTATAAATATTAGCCCATGCAAAAAGAgacgaaaaaagaaaaatggaaagCCAAGAAGACACGGTGATGAAATTGAAGGCATAGACTTCCATTACCACCCATAAAACTGTTGCGGTCGTTAGTACTCCAACGCTCAAACGCTTCTTCCTCCACATTATTACATCTTTCCAGGAGTAAGCATCATCTGAATGCATATAATACAATCATATATCACCATATATATTACAGTATTGGAATACAGTGACAGTATGTTTAGATTTTTAGTAAACTTATATAGTTATATTGAGTTTTTATGATCAAAAGTAATACAAGCATGCACAACAGTTGAAATGGAACTAATGAATGATCTTTCATGGTAACTGAAAACCACCCAACTCATTATTTTACGATTACCTAGCCTCAAGAAAATATCTATCATTTAAGATTCATACTAGTCTTCGAACATCTAAATCGTATTACAGCCACAGTTTTGTCTTTAATGGCTCATGTATACAAGTATCTAACATTTAAGATTCTTACTAGTCTTCCAACATCTAACGCGTATTGCAGCCAAAAAACAAACTCGTTTTTAAACGAGATAGATCCAACCATGATCAGGACTGCATGAAAAACAAGCTACTTGTTAGCTTGACAAACTCTACTCGAGTAGCCTAATATATAATGCATTCCTAGTCAAGTTCAAAACCTACCTCAAATTACTATATGTTGGGGTTCTATGTTGGGGTTGAAGATGTTAAACGAAACGAAAAACGAAGGAAACTCGAGCTGCGGTTGCGGGCTAGAAGATGCAGGTCGCGAGTTTGATATTATGGTCTCGAGTTTCAGGTTACGGTCACGAAATGCATCACAGTGGATCTGGAAGTTGGAGTTTAAGACCTTGCGGTCGCAAGGTATACTTTCGCGGTAACAAAATTGTGTCGTAGCCGGCAAGTTTTTCTATTTTGGAAACGATTTCATGTTTTGCGATATAAATTGTAACCCTAACCTCATTGTATCAACAACCCATATGAAAATTATCGATAAAAACTCTCTGTTTAGCTGTAGACTAAACCAATCGTTAGATTAAACGATTAGACATAAATACTACAAAATTCATTTATTCTTTACGTTTCTTGCACTTTATTTTATCATTATCTTTGTGTATTCTTGTGATTTATCTGCTTGTTGCTCGGTTAGCGATAACTAGAGTTATGAGGTTCCTGTTGGGGCTATCTAGAATTCCAAACACACTATACATTCTAACTATATAAGCACTACTTTAGTGTCTCATAAGAAGTCATTAGCAGTAACCCAAGCTCGAGCTCACATGAGTTTAAACTAGGCCAAATTATTAGACATTAAGTTAGGCTTAAATTCGACTGTGGGATTGGGGATGTGAGGTTTCAAAGCATTTTTAGGCATTCTTAGAATTTAAGTACTCTATAGATACCACATTATAATAAAGTGATTCCAACGTGATTTCTATTATACAATACAAATACCCTAAGCCCTATCGTGGTTATACCAAGTTTTGAATGTGGTTGTTAACACGTAACTGCTAAAGTAAGACTTTAAAGACACTAATTAATAAGAAAAAAAGTTCCCCTGTGTACGCATGTTTAAAGTTGTGGTTGTTCGATTTGAGAAGGATGACCACAAGACAAACAAAATGACAAAAGTCTCGTACGAACAGATTTTACAAAGATTTTAATTCTTTACAATACTTTGGGGTATACATAATGTacgatatatgaatcatattaggaAAACATGCCAAAAAGATTGAACTAAAATACAAACCATCAACGCTTTTAAACAGAAGTGTCAAATAGATGGTAAATGTTTATAAATCGTGTAGTAATCATTATAAATTTTGTAGACAACTACTAACACGTAACTGCTAAAAACTAATATTCTAACGAAACTACTGAACAACAAAAAAGATCCTCGTGTACACAAAGATAATAAATTTATtagaaatatataataatataatatgcaTGTAGTATAAAACATTTTTTTGAACAACAGTTCGGGATCACCAAAGGGACTAAACCACACACGTGTTCTTCTCTCGTAGTTGCATAACCTGCCCGAACTGCTTCCTTGGAGAAAACACGACCCAATCCTAGGGCATGAGCGGTAAACCCCCTCCCCCACTGCCCCCCGAAACGCGTTGTGCGGAAGGCACTCTTGAGCGAAACTCAAGGGTAAAGGGACAACCCTGTGTGCATGTTGTACGCCAAGGGAGTCGATCTCCttaccacatgagctacaacacatgtagtatatataaaacatattactattactatttaacTTATCTTAATTGTAGCTCCGGTTTGGGAGAATTGGCGTCAACACATAGAAATGACTTTGGAGTtctaaaaaatatataaatgaatTTACAACACTGTAGGAATGTTTATAAACTTTGAATGTGGTAGTTAACACATAACTGTTAAAAGTAAGATTATAAAGACACTAATGTATAATAAAAAAAAGGTTCCCCTGTGTACACATACTTAAGGTTGTGTTTGTTTGATTTGACAAGGATAGACAAATAAAACGACAAGAGTCTCGTACAAAGAGGTTTTGCAAAGTATTTAAATCTTTATAATACTTTTGTGGTATATTGAATGTATGAACTATGAATCATATTAAGTATACAACCCAAAAAGACCAAACTATAATAGAAAACAAATTACACTTTTAAACAAGGCTGTTAAAATAGATagtaaatatttataaattttgtaGACAACTGTTAACACATAACTGCCTTTTTAAACGGCAGTTAAGAGTCACTGACAGAGTTTTAAAGCGATGTCAGAACCAAGCCACCCAATCATTTCTTGGGAAGAACGTTACGTACCTTCTGCCCCACAGGAGGAAACCCCACGGCGAGTCCATATAGGCATCGCGTGTGGTAAAACACCGTCGCACGAGGCTCGAATGCAAGACGTTTGCAGCTTCCGAGGCCTATGAAATGGACGGGTAACTCAAAAAAAAATTTTGCACCTCATGAATGTCAAACCCCTGGCCTCTCTTATGGAAAGTCGTGTCCAATAAAAACACCTTGAAGTGATAACACATAAATGCTGAAAACCAATTTTTAAGGAAACTAAATTCCCCTTGCCTATACATGAAAATAtattataaatgtaaatatataataatataacatacacttggtatataatactccgtatatgCCTACCTCATTCTTTGCTTCTCACACATATAGCTCATGCGGATTCTCTCTATATGTCCACTTTTTTTTGCCcatatatttaaaatttaattatttttaaacaTCTTTAAACCATATACTCTATCTCTTTCCATTTAGCAGtcgaaaaaagaagaaaaaaaaaactcacATTTTACAAAATGTCATAATAAGATGTCCGGTCTTAAGTCAACATGTTGATCTAGCTTGGTACTTCTGTATATTTTATCGCTTTACCCTAACCATTTACCTAAATTTTTGTTGAATACAAAAAGTAATAGGATAAAAGAACTTTATGTTATCATTCTTATCTATGGAAGAAAAACCGGGAAGGGTTATTATTTAAGACATCATAAAAAGAAAAATTCAACTATTCAATTGGAACGAGTGGAGTATATGAATTAGGCCTATGAGTATTTTTTTATTAACAACGAAAAAATGAAAAATATATTACAGAATTATAATTACTATTGAATGATTATaggaattatgattatgattatgtttgttATCACGATTACAAATTAGGATTAAGGAGGTTAATTTGAAACCATAATCTTTAAGACAGTAGGTATGAATTTTACTTatcaatttattttttttttcaatatgtTTTTGTTTCTTAATTTCAACGAGCAATCATTCGTacatgtttattttttttttcttttttggaaAACTGAGTTTGGAATCACCGACGAAGATAGAAACCAACCACCCAATCACCCGATCGTTTTGCACGTACACACGTGTTTTCGGATAGAAACCCGAAACATAACAGGGACCTGATCCATCAATCGCATGTGGATCGTCGAATTCCTGCGTACGGGACGCTAAAACGTCCCTCACACAGGCTTTTACAGAGCCAGAGATTGAACCTTTGACCTCAACGGTGCCCAAACCAATGGGCCACGAAGGCGGTTCTATTCTAACATATTCTTTTTGACAATTGCAATTCGCAAGTAGACATTTTCACTTATAATCTCAAAGTGGGTAGTTTAAATTCTTACTTAATTTCATGTAGTTCTAAAAAAATGTTGGTTTTTTTCACACTCCTATATAACATTAAGATTtctggattttttttttaaatttctcaAATTGGATTATATGGGCTTCCATGACTACAAAGTACTCCGTAACAACTAGAAGGATAATTTTAAGAACAAAAAGCTACACTTACAAGATTACTTATAAGATGATGGGTTTGAATTTGATTAAACACATATACAGTAAACTGCTTAAGTATTACTCCAATCTAAAAACAACAGAAGATAATTATAATGATTATCCTATTATCCTATattacttttaagattataaacaaTGGAGTAACAATGAAACAGACCTGTTGGCACCTTAGGAGGGTGTTGATCAGTTGTTTCCGACATACTTGATGTATTGAATttgaattaattttaattagtaacGATTAATTCGAAATGTTTAGTGTCATGTGAAATGGCATGGATAAAGAATATTAGAACTAGAGTGTACAGATGTCAATGGTATACACGTGGCGCCTAAAGAGTTACACGTGGAGGCCATGCCTGCACTGCAATGCTTTACTTCACTCGGGGTTCTTATCTTTTAAATTGACCAAACTTCCCGCGCGATGACGCGGGGCCTTTCGGATCACATATTCATAGCTAACGTACtattatgtatttacagaattaaaaacgTTTTGCTACGGGTGTTTTTAGATGCACGAAGTTAGTACTTAGTATACCTAATGCCCTATGCATTTTTAACGTCGGGAAGATTGCATAAAAAAGGGAAACAGAACCATCTATATGATGTAGGTACTTTGAGTTATAATGAGTTGTATATTAtaggtgtatgtatatgtattgaatatagtccgaggtatttagcatttttttaaaaatgtccgtttcgcgtatagtttgtcccattgtgttcgtaagattttttcgagttgaacggtgcgtTCGAAAAAATTTAATGCATGACGAGcggaaagatatgtcccgttgaaaatTTGGGTGAAGTTTGATTAagttttttaattaaaataataattttacatttTGCACCCCTGATTTTGGGACTGAAGTTGTGACTTGCTTATAGTTTGAGGGGACATTTTTTTTTTTGGATGTCGTTTGGAAAGCATGGGAGGGTCAAAACGACCAAATCTCCCATGCCTGTTAGTATATAGGATAATAATATGTTTCTGTGTTAATCTTATATCAGCCCTCGCGTGAGTATGATGTGATTTTAGACTTTTCGAGAGTGTTGAGAGATTTTTGACTATAACATAGCCGTGTTAATTTTTAACGAATTGCACTGTTATACTAGTGAAGGTTGTAGAAATATAGTATATGAaactgaaaataatataaacatatcctCAACTTATACATAATAATCGGATTATAATATTCACACAAGAATAAATAATCAGATTAAGAAAGAAAAGATAGAACGATTTAACCGAAttgaaggttgaaccgggcttgtgtttgacataattcccttaaacagattctcgTCTGTTCctagggtacaccggtccgaagcagcatatagccggacttgaacacttgcctaaAAGATAACTGGAATGGGGAGACCTTGTTGCGGCTGAGAGGAAAACTAAGTACGTATAAGAATGCTTATACGATTTTTTTAGTGTGTCTTTCTTCAACCCTAAAGGCTCATATTTATAGTTGGTACAATAACATTAAGTTTCATCCCACTTCATATGTGGGACAAATTTCACACTTGAAAATCCTTTCAGATTTTACACCAACCAAGCGACTTTGAGAGCTGATTTCTCATTCACCATCAATCCATTTTGGGCACACATTAGTTCGTTGTAAAGCCCTCGTCAAAGACTACAAAACCCACTAAATAGTAATCAATATATGTCTCTCGGCCATGTAATTATTTATGTCCAAAGTTACTGAAAACACATTTTTTCATAAATTTTTCCAACAATtccccacatgaatggagatcaATCTCAGAAACAACAATATTCCGATTAAGTTTCAGCGGTTGAATCTTTCATACGATAAGTAtgtgttaccctttgaactttctcttgtgaaaacgcacttagtctactagctctgagtagacggcgatgtctttgaactcgccTGCCTTTTGTGTAGGCGaaaatacgcttcacacaagactctctctgacaacgtcaagtcctcatagttatgttcgttatcgtcatgaacattagcctggtcctgagagagcttatcaagtattgtgccccaacaatacccttcgaagcgaccacacttctctctcacataggtgattcaccaccgaaTGGGTACTGATTAACCACACACCgaatggctactgattaaccacaCATGGTTATTTTAGTTGAATCATTAAAAGTCATATGCTTATCCTCTTACTTGTCACTTTTGGGAATGAACTAGGAAGTCTGCTCATAATTAGTGAACTCCCTTTAAAAggtgtaggggttgctagtttagtaattaactccctCACAGTGACTTCGtcagttcatacaagtaggttgtcctattgaacttaGATCTTgagatctccagtcaactgagttagcttttccttcatataaacttagcctttcaagGGCTTTGGTCCCATTCCCATGCACGACTCATatactaactctctgcttaagccttttgtcagcggatccGCAATATTATCCTTTGACTTTACATAGTCAACAATGACAATTTCtctagagattagttgtcgtactaTATTATGTCTACGTCAGTCTTACCATTATACATTataatatgagctctaccaatcaccgATAGGCTATTACAATGTATACATATGGCCAAAACCTGCTTAGCCATTTTGGTATATCCTTAAcgaattgacgtagccattctacctcttcaccaactttatctaaagcgatgaattctgattccatcgtggatctagcaataaccATTTGTTTACACGATTTCCACGAAATAGCAGCACTTCCAACTGTGAATACATATCCACTCATCGCTCTGGAATCTTATAACTCCAATGAGATGTACTTGGATTACTCTTGTATCGACTCAGCTTGCTTACAGCATATGCTAATTCGGATCgagtacaactcattagatacattagAACGTATTATCATGTATCATGTTCTTAATATCAAAATACAAGACATGCCCATATTTTCAAGCTATTGTGTACATTTTACATAACTAACAAGGGTTATCGCTTATCCGttcaaagcttcccccacatgtcttgcaacttgatatcattagcatatatatctaatatgattCTAATCAATGAAGCGTTCAAATGTCTACACATAAGATTTACATATTTTGTGATTTGTATTTTAGCACATTTGAAcaattcttagtcatattctaggtttgaccGAGAGACATTGAATTtagaaaatttaacaaagttctcaCACTCGAATTATATTTTGACATCTGAATCTTGATTAGATAATTCAAATCTCAAGATAATACAATATAATAAAGATTgatatctttatatttataattatcttcaatatcataATCCCACATAAAATGAAATAATTCATATTATCAATGATGTTTACAAATCTAGTTTCACAATATACCAAATGATCATCACAATGaaatattagttgttaattgatctcTGCAAATGATCATCATTAACAAGTCCAAGTCTAATACTCCATAGACTTTATGTCCCAAACATTAGAATAAAAGATGCATCATTCATATTCTTCATAGGTTTTCTTACAAGAAATATCATACCATATcccttgtatcatgacaaaatcgACGTCATATACTTAAACACCGCCTTAAATATACCACTTAAGAGGGTTTAAAATATCATGTATATCTTTTCGTACATTCAGTATTAGTTCCTGTATAATCATAATGTGTATGCCATTTATCAAGGAAGTTCATTTAATTCTCTATAAATAGAATTTTTCATAGAAATCCCTCGTgtccttatcaaataatccagtttATTAGCACAAAATAAATATTTGATGGCATCTCTCCATTGAGATCCTTCCGAGGAAGTTCCTCATATCTACTAGTTCCTCTTAAACAAGCTCATTAGGTGTCTTATCTTGAACACCTTCATCGTCTATCGTAGAAGAACTACCACGTTCATTTGTAATGTGTGAAAATACAATTTCAAAGAATGAAACGTTTCTCTAATCCATTTTCAGATTTTTTGTGTATATCCTGAATATTGTATTCATACACAAGGAAGCGATAACTGTGTTCAGCATTTTTGATAAATATGCATTCAATAGTCTTTGATCCTATCTTTTGTGCCTTAGGTAAAGAAAATCTACATTTgctaggcacccccacactttgaggtaTTCATAGAATGATTTCTTTTTCTCCATAACTCGTATAGGGTTTCATACCGATTCCTGTagggtatcttatttaaaagataatTTCTGATTTACACCATAACACACCAACATGGCAATCACcatttctttcaaggttctattATTTCATTAAATAGTCTCATTCGATTGACGTGAGTAAGGAGCAATGAATTCATgatatattcaccacctctatcactacGAACAACCTTGATTTTCCGTTCTAGTTGATTCTTAACTTCATATTTTTAAGCAATAAACTTAtcaattgcttcatctttacttttcaacaagtaaatataacaatacttcgtgatatcatcgataaaCGTACCGAAAtatgttagtacgattttccgtatagcggctgtaaggtactagtacagaaaattagctgctcagcgcatggcgtatactgttgattgttgtttgccctcgagaaataatctctgcagacccggaacacagatataagatctgtggggtggcctcaatcaatctgtggatcagtctgtaatgatccgtctagcgcactGCTACTAAGCGGCCAAtgttattttagagtgagaaagaactgtgtgagagagaaagtgtacttctctctgactgaagttcagatcagaatgatgtgaaatgtggtgacccatggggtctatttataggcgtataaTGTccaaaattcacgggatacacatgtcaatcactgaatggtactgttacgtgaagtatcctgaATGTCGgtagcgtgtgctgacgtggctgcgtgccgttcacgcgctgagtaaaagggcttatgcatagaagctgcctgcagggcttacgcttgacgctgggcggcctgctggaCGCTGGGCGGTAAATTCTGAAGATCAACAAATTTCATTatgtcttgtgctctttgatcgagtttttTGTATGAaactgatgtttttatgcgtgtatttcctaggatacaccattaagtccccccagtttaatgtctttatttttgtaaaaaagaaagtcgttaaactaaaaataaaagatgcctttttcctcgaagacacaaaactgctgtagccgtctgaTTTTCTGCTCTGACGTCATATATCTAATTATGAATTTGCCCTCAAAATCTTTCTGATTTATTTTCGAAATTTAAATTGTTTGCTCTATTGATCtgtcccatacacgtgtctcaatctcgTCCCTTTATTATCTATTTGCTTGACTATAAATAGCCCGAACTTTTACCTTTTTCCTTTTCCGAAAACTGATTATTTGCTGTGAAGATATCTTGCAATTTATTCAATTTAGCAATCCGTGAAGTGCAAGGTCATTGATTGTTCATCTTTTCCTCTGTTTGAATTTTTCATTTGTTcgtactaccatggccgaatccagcagcacgTCTTCTCAGAGAGACAATCGTGACGTCAGCACCATCCCTTCTAGTATCACTGAAGCTGATATAGAACAGCTATGTGAGAAGCACAGATATCTTAGGTTGTTGAATCCTATAGTGCCTTTGCCTAGCGATAGGGCCAATAAACCTCCGAAAAAGATGATTACCCTCTATAAATTGCAATTAACTGTAGGAAACCTCCGTATtcctctttcttcctttcttcaatAACTTTTTGCCCACTATGGGGTAGGTCTTAGTCAAATTCACCCATTAGGTTTACAAAAAATTATCATGTTTAAAATGTACTGTAATTCTGTAGAAGAAACTCCCAATGTAAATATGTTCCATGAATTATTTAGAGCTAGATTAGTTAGCAAATGTTGGTATACATTTGATTGTAAGCCGAACAAGACGTTTACTGGGGTGAAGGAAAGTTCTTTAAAGAACTGGAAAGATCCTTATTTCTTTGTTAATGAAAGAGTTGTTCAGGATGCCTGGGCATGTGTTCTTGGTTGGAGAAAAACTACCATAGGAGTTAGCAAATCCACCACATTATCTGAGGATGAAAGTTTTATTCTTGATACCTTGAAGAGTTTCAAATTTCCCCAGAGGTCATATGATGATTATGAAGCCATATTGGTTCTCTGTAAAATGAGTAATAATTGGCATCCTGGATATACACCGGTGCTACGCTGGGAAGGCCGTGGTAGGCACCTTTATTGATATATTCTGTTATTTGTTATGCTGTGAGTTGTGTATGTTCTTATATGTGTTTTTGTTTGTTTGTATATTATCTGATTGTAGGAGAAGTAATGCAAGTTTACAGAACTTTCAAGAAGACCAATCTTGATCCTTTGATTGTGTCTGAACGGCCCAAAACCCTGCTGAAATTGAGGCGGAGAAAGCCCAAGATGCTGCTTTTGAACAGCAACTGAAAAGCCCAGAGCGATCTGTTGAGGGTCGAGATGGTGGTACTGTTCAACCATCTCCTGATGTTGAAATTATTGAAGTCACCCCTGATACGCCCAGCGCGAAGAAGGCTGGTAAAGGTTCAAAGCGTGAAGGGAAACGTCCAATAGGTGAAGCTGTTGACAAACCAAAAAAGAGAAGTATGTATCTTCACTGTGTCTGCATAAGTAGATTAATAATTTGATGTTGAAGCTCGATTGTATATTTATCTGCTTTTTCATTTTATAGGATTGGTTCATCAAGATGATGTGGTTGATGCTTCTTCTTGGAAGGATCTTGAGAGCAATAAAATTGTTGATGTTGAAGATGACACTGATGATGATAATGAGGAAACTGATGATGTTGATTCTTTTGAGACTCCTCCATTCAGAACTCTGCATACTTCGAAAGGGACTGATACAACACAATCCTCTGCTTCTACTCAACCACCATCCATTCCATTAAGCGGACTACAAGCCTTTCTTGATGATCATAATAACAAATCTGATGATTTTGCTGAGTTTTTAAAGGTAACTCTTTTTTATACTTTATGATTTATCAATTATCACTTTATTGTTAATTGAATTCGTATCTTGTCCATTGTATTGTAGGCAAACACTGTTGCTGATTTAACTTCCTCTCTCTCCACCATGACCTTTAAACAAAGTTATCAGTCTACTGCTGCGGCGTTGGTACTTCTAAATCAACATATGATTCATGACCTTAAAATGCAGAAAGCTCATGAGACTATCATTGCCAATGCTGTGCACAATGCTACTAGAGTGAATAAGCTTGAGCTTGATTTAAAGGATGTCAACATGAAATTGAAAACTTTGATGGAGGCTGTAGAGAAAAAGGATAAGCTGTTGGAAGTAGTGGAAAAAAATGTGTTGCAGAGAGGGTAGAAAAAGAGAAATGCATGGAAGAGAAGGATAAGCTGGTGAAGTAAAATGAAGAGTTGAAGAAAGTATTAGAAGAAAAGAATCAATTGTTGAAGGAAAAGACTACTGCTGCTGCTGATGCTAAGAAAAATTTTACTGATTTAAAAGCTGGTATCCCTGGTCTTGTGCATAGGGTGTTGAGTTCTAAACTTGTGGGTGAAACTTTCAATTCGTATTTAGTGGCAGCTACAGAAAGTGATCTTGTAGATGCAATGGAGGAAATTTTGAATGCCCTGCCTGTGAAGCCTGAACCTTTACCAGATGCTATTTCGAAAAACATGAAACCAGATACTGATGCCAAGCTGTAGTTGGCCATTGCTGAAGTAACATCTTTGAAAATTGATTCTGTAAGTGAAGTTTGTGCTAAGGAGGAGGTATCAGTGAAGGATATTTTGGATGTGCCTATTTAAGAACATAATTTCTCTGTAATAACTTAACATCTTGTTTGTGTATACTGCCATTATACTTAATGTTAGCATATTTTGCTATTCTTATTATTTTGCTGCTATGTGCATTTGAATTTCATATAGCATGTCATATTAAAAGGATGTTTGTGTTTAAACTGATTTTTGATTATGCAGTGAACTGTAATCCGTCATCCGTTGTTCGTAATACCCATCACAGCATCCTCCTTTATGAGTCTAAAGTATACTGCTACTCAAATGTCATTGTGTTTTCAGTTTAAAATTTGTATATCTGATTTGTTTTGAGCAAAACAAATATAATTTTATGATTGCTGCATAGACAATTTATTTATTCTCCGTTCTGCATTAGCTAAATTATGTTACAAAGAAATATCGAGAAGTCTTTTTGATAACTTCTGAAATAGGATGTGAATGAATCATAATGATAGTATTCTATCTATATGTTATAAAAATTGATAAATGTGTTAGAGAAAATTCTGTTTATGGAACTAGCATTGTTCCGTCTAGCGTGTTGCACTTAGGTTTTGTGCCGCTTTATAAAATACACTTGTATTTAATGTATTCTGTGTACAAAATGgatttatgccgttgtgataaaccattatgtatgtcatgacattatgagatctttagttttgcctcggtgccctctagcgaagtaaatactttacgctagccgatcccttgtgtctataatgttgacacaagagcttCTACCATCGGGGACATAAAAATtccttgccttatgtgggtaggaatgaatgccatgctttacattcgtaacgcgtaatgctgtgcgtaagaaaaattaaaaaaattttattgataatattGTCACA
This genomic window from Rutidosis leptorrhynchoides isolate AG116_Rl617_1_P2 chromosome 2, CSIRO_AGI_Rlap_v1, whole genome shotgun sequence contains:
- the LOC139888780 gene encoding reticulon-like protein B13 yields the protein MSETTDQHPPKVPTEYVRIEPPSWPIGLGTVEVKGSISGSVKACVRDVLASRTQEFDDPHAIDGSGKGNLVSLKIGFQHLCVITSRPRKLQTSCIRASCDGVLPHAMPIWTRRGVSSCGAEDDAYSWKDVIMWRKKRLSVGVLTTATVLWVVMEVYAFNFITVSSWLSIFLFSSLFAWANIYRLIYKEEPTMSGIGISENTANGIANLLREYSEEAARWMFKIGAQSEWYVFAATVIGLWLLSIVGSLTDLLTLLFIGTVVGMSVPVIWLKYDNKIREHGKRLQMHSKRFYSMMDEKVVQKIMNKVKVKTPRQEVKEKKIE